A region from the Neurospora crassa OR74A linkage group V, whole genome shotgun sequence genome encodes:
- the gh3-1 gene encoding beta-glucosidase 2, variant — MTSYNAVNGSAASQNAYLINNLLKDELGFQGFVMSDWLSHISGVASALAGLDMSMPGDTQIPLFGNSPFKFHLTEAVLNGSVPVDRLNDMATRIVAAWYQFGQDKNFPAVNFHSYVSSEKGLLYPGALPVSPIGKVNWFVDVQADHGSVARQVAQDAITLLKNDDNFLPLSTKSSLRIFGSDARVDPDGPNACGNRACNKGTLGMGWGSGVANYPYFDDPITAIKKRVENVKLYDSDDFPHTLTPSPTDDDIAIVFINSAAGENSLTVEGNHGDRDNDKFSAWHNGDNLVQKAAENYKNVIVVVHTVGPLILEPWIDLPSVKAVLFAHLPGQEAGESLANVLFGDVSPSGHLPYSITKKENDLPDSVTKLVKEIIGQPQDTYSEGLYIDYRWLNKQGIKPRYAFGHGLSYTTFNYTDAHIKIVNALSSALPPARQPKPSVAILSTEIPPASDAYEPAGFSKVWRYIYSWLSKSDADKAYAVGTSSSSKSGSQTYPYPEGYSSVQKPGVPAGGGQGGNPALFDTILELDVTVQNTGSRHKGKASVQAYIQFPTDSGYDTPIIQLRDFAKTKELGTGESETVTLRLRRKDLSVWDTQKQNWVAPGALGANGKSKRYIVWLGEGSDKLFTRCFSDTLVCERGVEPPV, encoded by the coding sequence ATGACATCTTATAACGCCGTCAACGGCTCGGCTGCTTCTCAAAACGCCTACCTTATCAACAACTTGCTCAAGGATGAGCTTGGGTTCCAGGGTTTTGTCATGTCGGATTGGCTTTCGCACATTTCCGGAGTCGCATCAGCACTGGCCGGCCTTGACATGAGCATGCCTGGAGACACTCAAATACCTCTCTTTGGTAATAGCCCCTTCAAGTTCCATCTCACGGAGGCTGTCTTGAACGGCTCCGTGCCAGTGGACAGGCTAAACGACATGGCAACCAGGATTGTGGCCGCTTGGTATCAGTTCGGCCAAGACAAGAACTTCCCAGCTGTTAACTTTCACTCATACGTATCGAGTGAGAAGGGACTTCTATATCCAGGTGCTCTTCCGGTCTCGCCCATTGGTAAGGTTAACTGGTTTGTGGATGTTCAAGCGGACCACGGCTCGGTCGCACGCCAGGTCGCCCAAGATGCCATTACTCTTCTGAAGAATGATGATAATTTCCTGCCCCTTTCTACCAAGTCATCCCTCAGGATCTTCGGCTCTGATGCTCGGGTTGACCCTGATGGCCCAAATGCTTGCGGAAACCGCGCCTGCAACAAGGGCACTCTGGGAATGGGCTGGGGCTCCGGCGTTGCGAACTACCCCTATTTTGATGACCCCATCACTGCCATCAAGAAGCGGGTCGAAAATGTCAAGCTCTACGACAGCGATGACTTCCCCCACACACTCACTCCCTCGCCCACTGATGACGACATTGCAATTGTCTTTATCAACTCCGCCGCGGGCGAAAACTCGCTCACCGTTGAAGGCAACCATGGTGATCGCGACAATGACAAGTTCTCCGCTTGGCACAATGGAGATAATCTCGTCCAGAAGGCCGCGGAGAACTACAAAAACGTCATAGTCGTTGTCCACACAGTCGGCCCCCTTATACTCGAGCCCTGGATTGACCTGCCCTCCGTGAAGGCCGTCCTCTTCGCCCACCTCCCCGGCCAAGAAGCCGGCGAGTCGCTCGCCAACGTTCTCTTCGGCGACGTCTCACCCTCCGGCCACCTCCCCTACTCCAtcaccaagaaggagaacgaCCTCCCTGACAGTGTAACCAAGCTCGTCAAGGAAATCATCGGCCAGCCCCAAGATACCTACAGTGAAGGCCTCTATATCGATTACCGCTGGCTCAATAAGCAAGGCATCAAGCCCCGCTATGCCTTCGGCCACGGTCTGAGTTACACCACCTTCAACTACACCGACGCTCACATCAAGATCGTCAAcgccctctcctccgccctGCCGCCCGCTCGCCAGCCCAAGCCCTCCGTCGCCATCCTCTCCACCGAGATACCGCCCGCTTCAGATGCCTATGAGCCCGCCGGCTTCTCCAAGGTCTGGCGCTACATTTACTCCTGGCTATCCAAGTCCGACGCCGACAAGGCCTATGCCGTCGgtacctcttcttcttccaagtcCGGCTCCCAAACTTACCCCTACCCCGAGGGCTACTCGAGCGTCCAAAAGCCTGGTGTCCCTGCCGGCGGCGGACAGGGTGGTAACCCGGCCCTCTTTGACACCATCCTCGAGCTGGACGTGACTGTGCAAAACACTGGTTCTCGACACAAGGGTAAAGCCTCTGTGCAGGCGTATATCCAGTTTCCCACGGACAGCGGGTACGACACGCCTATTATCCAGTTGCGTGACTTTGCCAAGACGAAGGAGTTGGGCACCGGGGAGAGCGAGACGGTTACGTtaaggctgaggaggaaggaTTTGAGCGTGTGGGATACGCAAAAGCAGAATTGGGTGGCTCCTGGTGCCTTGGGGGCTAATGGGAAGAGTAAGCGGTACATTGTGTGGTTGGGTGAGGGGAGTGATAAGCTTTTCACTAGGTGTTTCAGCGATACTTTGGTTTGTGAAAGGGGGGTTGAGCCACCTGTTTGA